From a single Nothobranchius furzeri strain GRZ-AD chromosome 7, NfurGRZ-RIMD1, whole genome shotgun sequence genomic region:
- the zic4 gene encoding zinc finger protein ZIC 4 isoform X2: protein MSVDALGSPMMDPAFSKRNTALRLVDLAGAHHHHHHHHHTPQSVTGFPGFSSYPHSMAHAHPGEITAEPRLGPSPFGPEHMGHSAALKINPAHHYPHHHHHHHNHHMAGHSEVVSSQTGAFGPVQATSVPYSMSAQALSAGSYPGHYGHHPDAGNNTTLFSGLHHEQPSSGSPGGPALNGQIRLGLPGDMYVRSDHLSQVASSRADPFSASPLHGYGGLNLNMNLSAHHHHHHPGAGAFFRYMRQPIKQELICKWLEPEHSPKKLCSKTYSTMHELVTHVTVEHVGGPEQANHICFWEECPREGKPFKAKYKLVNHIRVHTGEKPFPCPFPGCGKVFARSENLKIHKRTHTGEKPFKCEFDGCDRRFANSSDRKKHSHVHTSDKPYNCKVRGCDKSYTHPSSLRKHMKVHCKSPPPSSGYESSTPSLVSPSSDLGREPGGSSVLSEPVGTSQPANLSEWYVCHSSGASGAQTPPSGQSTPDPVEEPPYRNPPQRDAF from the exons ATGAGCGTGGATGCTTTGGGAAGCCCCATGATGGACCCTGCGTTTTCCAAACGGAACACGGCGCTGAGATTAGTTGACTTGGCAGGggctcaccaccatcaccatcatcaccaccataccCCTCAGAGCGTGACAGGCTTCCCGGGGTTCAGCAGCTATCCACACTCAATGGCTCACGCGCACCCTGGGGAGATTACTGCGGAACCCCGCCTGGGGCCGAGTCCATTCGGGCCAGAACACATGGGGCACTCCGCGGCCCTCAAAATCAACCCAGCCCATCATTAtccccaccaccatcaccaccaccacaatcATCACATGGCAGGCCACAGCGAAGTGGTCTCCAGTCAAACGGGAGCTTTTGGCCCGGTTCAGGCGACGTCGGTCCCGTATTCCATGTCGGCCCAGGCTCTATCCGCAG GTAGCTATCCCGGACACTATGGCCACCACCCCGACGCTGGGAACAACACCACCCTCTTCTCCGGACTCCACCACGAGCAGCCCTCCAGCGGATCCCCGGGTGGCCCGGCGCTGAATGGACAAATAAGGTTAGGACTACCTGGAGACATGTACGTTCGGTCTGATCACTTGAGTCAAGTGGCAAGCTCCAGGGCTGATCCGTTCTCCGCCTCGCCTCTGCATGGCTACGGAGGTCTGAATCTGAACATGAATCTGAGcgctcaccaccaccaccaccaccctggcGCCGGGGCGTTTTTCCGCTACATGAGGCAGCCGATCAAGCAGGAACTGATCTGCAAGTGGCTGGAGCCGGAGCACTCGCCCAAGAAACTCTGCTCGAAAACTTACAGCACCATGCACGAGCTCGTCACGCACGTGACGGTGGAGCACGTCGGAGGACCCGAGCAGGCGAACCACATCTGCTTCTGGGAAGAGTGTCCGAGGGAaggaaagccgttcaaagcgaaaTACAAACTTGTGAATCACATTCGGGTGCACACCGGAGAGAAGCCGTTCCCGTGCCCGTTCCCTGGCTGCGGGAAGGTGTTCGCCAGGTCTGAGAATCTAAAGATCCACAAAAGGACTCACACAG GTGAGAAGCCCTTCAAGTGTGAGTTTGACGGCTGCGACAGACGCTTTGCGAACAGCAGCGACCGGAAGAAGCACTCGCACGTGCACACCAGCGACAAACCCTACAACTGCAAAGTGAGAGGCTGCGACAAGTCCTACACGCACCCGAGCTCCCTGAGGAAACACATGAAGGTGCACTGCAAGTCCCCTCCGCCCAGCTCGGGCTACGAGTCCTCCACCCCCTCCTTGGTGTCCCCCTCTTCAGACTTGGGCCGGGAGCCCGGGGGCTCCTCGGTGCTGTCGGAGCCGGTTGGAACCTCTCAGCCGGCCAATTTAAGCGAGTGGTACGTGTGTCACAGCTCTGGTGCCAGCGGCGCCCAAACACCACCCAGCGGCCAGTCTACCCCCGACCCCGTGGAGGAGCCTCCGTACAGGAACCCACCGCAGAGGGACGCGTTTTAA
- the zic4 gene encoding zinc finger protein ZIC 4 isoform X1: MSVDALGSPMMDPAFSKRNTALRLVDLAGAHHHHHHHHHTPQSVTGFPGFSSYPHSMAHAHPGEITAEPRLGPSPFGPEHMGHSAALKINPAHHYPHHHHHHHNHHMAGHSEVVSSQTGAFGPVQATSVPYSMSAQALSAGRDFLIRRDLTAQAMPALAEQTAGSASHHGMFVSTTGSYPGHYGHHPDAGNNTTLFSGLHHEQPSSGSPGGPALNGQIRLGLPGDMYVRSDHLSQVASSRADPFSASPLHGYGGLNLNMNLSAHHHHHHPGAGAFFRYMRQPIKQELICKWLEPEHSPKKLCSKTYSTMHELVTHVTVEHVGGPEQANHICFWEECPREGKPFKAKYKLVNHIRVHTGEKPFPCPFPGCGKVFARSENLKIHKRTHTGEKPFKCEFDGCDRRFANSSDRKKHSHVHTSDKPYNCKVRGCDKSYTHPSSLRKHMKVHCKSPPPSSGYESSTPSLVSPSSDLGREPGGSSVLSEPVGTSQPANLSEWYVCHSSGASGAQTPPSGQSTPDPVEEPPYRNPPQRDAF; the protein is encoded by the exons ATGAGCGTGGATGCTTTGGGAAGCCCCATGATGGACCCTGCGTTTTCCAAACGGAACACGGCGCTGAGATTAGTTGACTTGGCAGGggctcaccaccatcaccatcatcaccaccataccCCTCAGAGCGTGACAGGCTTCCCGGGGTTCAGCAGCTATCCACACTCAATGGCTCACGCGCACCCTGGGGAGATTACTGCGGAACCCCGCCTGGGGCCGAGTCCATTCGGGCCAGAACACATGGGGCACTCCGCGGCCCTCAAAATCAACCCAGCCCATCATTAtccccaccaccatcaccaccaccacaatcATCACATGGCAGGCCACAGCGAAGTGGTCTCCAGTCAAACGGGAGCTTTTGGCCCGGTTCAGGCGACGTCGGTCCCGTATTCCATGTCGGCCCAGGCTCTATCCGCAGGTAGGGACTTCCTCATCCGGAGAGATCTGACGGCTCAAGCCATGCCAGCGCTCGCCGAGCAGACTGCTGGTTCAGCCTCTCACCACGGAATGTTTGTCTCAACAACAGGTAGCTATCCCGGACACTATGGCCACCACCCCGACGCTGGGAACAACACCACCCTCTTCTCCGGACTCCACCACGAGCAGCCCTCCAGCGGATCCCCGGGTGGCCCGGCGCTGAATGGACAAATAAGGTTAGGACTACCTGGAGACATGTACGTTCGGTCTGATCACTTGAGTCAAGTGGCAAGCTCCAGGGCTGATCCGTTCTCCGCCTCGCCTCTGCATGGCTACGGAGGTCTGAATCTGAACATGAATCTGAGcgctcaccaccaccaccaccaccctggcGCCGGGGCGTTTTTCCGCTACATGAGGCAGCCGATCAAGCAGGAACTGATCTGCAAGTGGCTGGAGCCGGAGCACTCGCCCAAGAAACTCTGCTCGAAAACTTACAGCACCATGCACGAGCTCGTCACGCACGTGACGGTGGAGCACGTCGGAGGACCCGAGCAGGCGAACCACATCTGCTTCTGGGAAGAGTGTCCGAGGGAaggaaagccgttcaaagcgaaaTACAAACTTGTGAATCACATTCGGGTGCACACCGGAGAGAAGCCGTTCCCGTGCCCGTTCCCTGGCTGCGGGAAGGTGTTCGCCAGGTCTGAGAATCTAAAGATCCACAAAAGGACTCACACAG GTGAGAAGCCCTTCAAGTGTGAGTTTGACGGCTGCGACAGACGCTTTGCGAACAGCAGCGACCGGAAGAAGCACTCGCACGTGCACACCAGCGACAAACCCTACAACTGCAAAGTGAGAGGCTGCGACAAGTCCTACACGCACCCGAGCTCCCTGAGGAAACACATGAAGGTGCACTGCAAGTCCCCTCCGCCCAGCTCGGGCTACGAGTCCTCCACCCCCTCCTTGGTGTCCCCCTCTTCAGACTTGGGCCGGGAGCCCGGGGGCTCCTCGGTGCTGTCGGAGCCGGTTGGAACCTCTCAGCCGGCCAATTTAAGCGAGTGGTACGTGTGTCACAGCTCTGGTGCCAGCGGCGCCCAAACACCACCCAGCGGCCAGTCTACCCCCGACCCCGTGGAGGAGCCTCCGTACAGGAACCCACCGCAGAGGGACGCGTTTTAA
- the zic1 gene encoding zinc finger protein ZIC 1 — translation MLLDAGPQYPTIGVTTFGSSRHHSTGEVAEREVALGINPFADGMGAFKINHSSHDIGSGQTAFASQAPGYAAAALGHHHHHPAHVGSYSTAAFNSTRDFLFRNRGFGEATGAQHSLFASGSFAGPHGHSDAAGHLLFPGLHEQAASHASSNVVNSQMRLGFSGDMYGRADQYGHVTSPRSDHYASTQLHGYGPMNMNMAAHHGAGAFFRYMRQPIKQELICKWIEPEQLSNPKKSCNKTFSTMHELVTHLTVEHVGGPEQTNHICFWEDCSREGKPFKAKYKLVNHIRVHTGEKPFPCPFPGCGKVFARSENLKIHKRTHTGEKPFKCEFEGCDRRFANSSDRKKHMHVHTSDKPYLCKMCDKSYTHPSSLRKHMKVHESTNPGSQPSPAASSGYESSTPPTIVSPSTENQSSSSISPAASAVHHTASHSTLSSNFNEWYV, via the exons ATGCTCCTGGACGCAGGACCGCAGTATCCCACCATAGGAGTCACTACTTTCGGCTCCTCGCGGCATCACTCAACAGGCGAAGTGGCGGAAAGGGAAGTGGCGCTGGGGATCAACCCGTTCGCGGACGGGATGGGCGCCTTCAAAATAAACCACAGCTCTCATGACATCGGCTCCGGACAGACGGCGTTTGCCTCCCAGGCTCCGGGCTACGCGGCGGCCGCCTtgggacaccaccaccaccacccggcGCACGTCGGCTCCTACTCCACGGCGGCTTTTAACTCCACCAGGGACTTTTTGTTCAGAAATCGGGGATTCGGGGAAGCCACCGGCGCGCAGCACAGCCTGTTCGCCTCCGGGAGTTTCGCAGGGCCACACGGACACTCAGATGCAGCGGGGCACCTGCTCTTCCCTGGACTCCACGAGCAAGCGGCGAGCCACGCGTCCTCCAATGTGGTCAACAGCCAGATGAGGCTGGGCTTCTCTGGGGACATGTACGGCCGGGCCGACCAGTACGGCCACGTTACGAGCCCGCGTTCCGACCACTACGCCTCCACCCAGCTCCACGGCTACGGACCCATGAACATGAATATGGCCGCGCACCACGGAGCGGGGGCCTTCTTCCGATACATGCGGCAGCCCATCAAGCAAGAGCTCATCTGCAAGTGGATCGAACCGGAGCAGCTATCCAACCCCAAAAAGTCGTGTAACAAAACTTTCAGCACCATGCACGAGCTGGTGACCCATCTTACGGTGGAGCACGTGGGGGGGCCGGAGCAGACCAACCACATCTGCTTCTGGGAGGACTGCTCCAGAGAGGGGAAGCCGTTCAAAGCAAAATACAAACTTGTGAATCACATCCGCGTGCACACCGGAGAGAAGCCGTTTCCCTGCCCGTTCCCCGGATGTGGCAAAGTGTTTGCGCGATCGGAAAACCTAAAAATTCACAAAAGGACTCACACGG GTGAGAAGCCTTTTAAGTGTGAGTTTGAGGGCTGCGACAGGCGGTTCGCGAACAGCAGCGACCGCAAGAAACACATGCACGTCCACACGTCGGACAAGCCGTACCTCTGTAAAATGTGCGACAAGTCCTACACACACCCCAGCTCCCTGCGAAAACACATGAAG GTCCACGAATCCACCAATCCGGGATCGCAGCCTTCTCCAGCGGCCAGTTCAGGGTACGAGTCGTCCACACCCCCCACCATCGTCTCCCCGTCCACAGAGAACCAGAGCAGCAGCTCCATATCACCAGCAGCCTCAGCAGTGCACCACACAGCCAGCCACAGCACGCTGTCGTCAAATTTCAATGAATGGTACgtgtaa